Genomic DNA from Geoalkalibacter sp.:
TGTCTGCTTATGGTTAGTCTTGGTCGACGTCCATAATGCCAGACACGGCGTCGGGATGCGCTATTTTCAGTAACCAATTAGCCGCGCATCCCCCTCAAGCCGGGGATACAATTGACCCATAAATTTTGCGGAAGAACCGAATAAAAATGCCTTAATCGGCGGACATCTGCAATCGATGAGCACCAATTAAGGCAGAAGAGGAAAAGATTTGCAACCCGTTATTTCTCAGACTCTCAAGGCTTTGAATCTTATCGCGAGCATGGCCCCGGAGATCTCAGAGCGCGAAGGTCGCGGTGTACACGGAACCGCTGTCCACATCACGCACCTGCAACCGCAACTGGCGGGGCTTGCCGGCCTCGGCCGGGAAAAAGAGAAAGCCGCGGCCGAGAAAACCGGGGCCGACGGGCTGATTACGCAACTCCTTGTTGCCCAGATCGCGGGCGATCTCGCGCCCCGCATCCTCGCTGCCCAGTTCCTGGGCACCACCGATGACGGCGCCCCCTGCACCGCCCACCGCCGCGCCCTTGCCGGCCGCTGAAGCCACGTTTTCCCCGGTCAGCACACCGATGGCCGCTCCCACCAAGGCACCCCCCGCTGCCCCAAGGACGCCGCCGCGCCCCGCGCCGCGAGCGATGCGCGCATATTCTGAGCTCTTTTCCACCCGTTCATAGGCGGTGCGACTGTCCAGAATGTTCCACAAATGCCCCGTATCGTCGATAAGGAAGGTCTGCTCAGGCACGATGCGCAAAGCGCTTGATCCCTGGTTGTCGATGACCACCTGCACCGGCTGGATGCCGGCGCTTACGATATCAAAGCCGAAGGCGTCGCGCGCGGCACGCTGATCCGGATAAGCCGCGGCGGCGATCTGAGCGCCGGCGATCACCTGCATGTTCGGATGGGCTGCCGGAATTTTAAAACCCACTTCTTGCCGCTTATAGGTCGTGCAGCCCGACACAGCCAGAAGAACCATCAGCAGTATGGCCGGCAAACTGATCGTGTTTTTCATGCAAACCTCTCCTTTAATCCAAGAAATTGTTTGGTGTCATTCTATCATCCCCCCCTGAGTGCGTCCACCTGGGCCGGCCACGGCGTCGAAGCACAGTCAAGGTCGCCCAAAACCAGCAACGCACCAGACTGGCGCTGAGACGATTGGCCCAGCGTCGGTCGGTGAAACTCTCCCACAATCCATAAAAATCCACCCCCCAGCCTTTTCGTCGGGGCGGTCGCCTTAAGCCATAACGCAGCAAAGACAACAGGGCAAAGGGAAACTGCCAGAACTGCGAGCGCACATAGCGTCCGGTGGCGAGCCATAGCCGGTTTTGCTCCTCAATGTCAAGTTCGCCGAGCAACTCGGCTATGCAGGAAAAAAAGGGCAAAAGGTCAAGGCGCCGCGTCGCCGCCTGATTGCGATAGATGCCCGGCGCCCGTTGCGCGAACGCATCCCAGCCGATGTGGTGAAAATTCATCAGCAAGGCGTTGAGAATCTGCCGTTCAAGCAGACCTTCCCGTTCAAAGCGGCGCGCCGAGGTGTGAATTTCCAGCGGCAACAGCAGCCAGGCGCCGCGTTCGGCCACGCGCGCGGCGAGCTTTTCGTCCTCAAAGAGGGGTTGCGTTTCATCAAAAGGGCCGACCCGATCGAACAAAAGGCGCGGCAACAGCATCCCCTGGTCACCGTGAATGCAGCCCGGCAGATTGAGTCGTGCTTTTTCCTCGAAAAAATAATAGCCCCAACCACCGACGCCTTGTTCGCGCACAAAACGCAGGGCGAAGCGCGCCGCGAAAAGTCGCGCATCACACCGCCTCTGCGCGGCGCGCAGATACGCCAGGGCTCGGGCAAAGCTGTACGGATCCGGAAAAAAGCTGTCGGCGTGCAAAAACAGCAGAAATTCACCCCGTGCCTGCGCCGCT
This window encodes:
- a CDS encoding TIGR04283 family arsenosugar biosynthesis glycosyltransferase; translation: MACELSVIIPVLNEALQVPRLLTTLAAQRDCRFEAIFCDGGSVDDTLAQLEKAAPKQPFYLCILRGPAGRGRQMNAGAAQARGEFLLFLHADSFFPDPYSFARALAYLRAAQRRCDARLFAARFALRFVREQGVGGWGYYFFEEKARLNLPGCIHGDQGMLLPRLLFDRVGPFDETQPLFEDEKLAARVAERGAWLLLPLEIHTSARRFEREGLLERQILNALLMNFHHIGWDAFAQRAPGIYRNQAATRRLDLLPFFSCIAELLGELDIEEQNRLWLATGRYVRSQFWQFPFALLSLLRYGLRRPPRRKGWGVDFYGLWESFTDRRWANRLSASLVRCWFWATLTVLRRRGRPRWTHSGGDDRMTPNNFLD